From Acidobacteriota bacterium, one genomic window encodes:
- a CDS encoding N-acetylmuramoyl-L-alanine amidase, with product MGLSCASAAAATPSKPRSSAAQKRVVQVSPWQAATEGREKLEAIAPGKRTRADYDRALDGYRAIYHDTPQSKYAAAAVNAVAELLAEQGRDLSDAKSLKAAIGQYEFLRMQYPGSSLRVSALLAQGQIYENDLHDAAAAKERYSLLLKQHPRSTQAEEAKAGLASLDRGASEKVVSRTRPADPKERRVQPQMTITPRSASEADARKSSGASVSTAVAAPAEDTPQTSLSQQPVAHVAKAASGKRSGLAQVTGIRHWSTPNYTRVAIDLGDDVTYEAARVPNPDRIYFDLHGTRLAQALVGKNFSVTDDGFLKRIRAAQFSNDMTRVVLDVSDVTEYSAFLLPNPYRLIIDIHGSNPAAQVAANQSADTPSDARTQNATSKAPAPRTAPQQTTTSRSPVPNAVATSNAGTATEVAEVSAQPGREDATSVPTSRPIAVVPGGRPQATRSSAASAASSHRKSDASPATPARAAVPTADGQTSLVRALGLKIGRIVIDAGHGGHDSGTIGVNGLEEKEVVLDVALRLGRLLHDRLGAEIIYTRSDDTFIPLETRTAIANKAQADLFLSIHANSSSDPSARGVETYYLNFTSQPDALEVAARENAVSDQSIHQLSDLVKKIALKEKIDESREFASDVESSLYAGLQHGNAGLKNRGVKKAPFVVLIGANMPSILAEISFITNPKDAEQLRQSEYRQRVAESLYKGVAKYQGGLSATKVPVERASTK from the coding sequence ATGGGCCTGAGCTGTGCGAGCGCAGCCGCAGCAACTCCGTCGAAGCCGAGAAGTTCCGCAGCACAAAAGAGAGTTGTGCAAGTTTCGCCGTGGCAGGCAGCGACTGAAGGCCGTGAAAAGCTGGAAGCCATCGCACCAGGTAAACGTACGCGTGCGGATTACGATCGCGCACTGGATGGCTACCGCGCTATCTATCATGACACGCCACAGAGCAAATACGCGGCCGCGGCCGTCAATGCTGTGGCCGAGCTGCTTGCCGAGCAAGGCCGCGATCTGAGCGATGCAAAGAGTCTAAAAGCTGCGATCGGGCAGTACGAGTTTCTGCGGATGCAGTATCCCGGAAGCTCGCTGCGCGTAAGCGCTCTGCTGGCGCAGGGGCAGATCTATGAGAACGACCTGCACGATGCGGCAGCCGCGAAGGAGCGTTACTCGCTTCTGCTGAAGCAGCACCCGCGCAGCACCCAGGCAGAAGAAGCGAAGGCAGGTCTTGCATCGCTTGATCGCGGCGCGAGTGAAAAGGTTGTATCGCGAACCCGGCCGGCAGACCCCAAGGAGCGGCGAGTCCAGCCACAGATGACCATCACTCCACGCTCAGCGTCTGAGGCTGATGCTCGAAAGAGTTCCGGCGCGAGTGTTTCGACAGCAGTAGCCGCACCGGCCGAAGATACGCCGCAGACTTCTTTATCGCAGCAGCCGGTCGCGCATGTTGCAAAGGCGGCAAGCGGGAAGCGCAGCGGTCTGGCGCAGGTTACGGGGATACGTCACTGGTCAACCCCGAACTACACTCGTGTCGCCATTGATCTCGGCGACGATGTGACCTATGAAGCTGCACGTGTGCCTAACCCCGATCGCATCTACTTCGACCTGCACGGAACCCGTCTGGCACAGGCCCTGGTGGGCAAGAATTTTTCCGTCACCGACGACGGCTTCCTGAAGAGAATTCGCGCCGCACAGTTTTCCAACGACATGACGCGCGTCGTGCTGGATGTAAGCGACGTCACCGAGTACTCGGCGTTCCTGCTGCCCAATCCTTACCGGCTTATCATCGACATCCATGGCAGCAACCCGGCGGCGCAGGTCGCCGCAAATCAGAGCGCGGATACACCTTCCGATGCGCGCACGCAGAACGCCACTTCCAAGGCTCCGGCTCCACGCACGGCCCCGCAGCAGACGACGACCTCCCGGAGTCCGGTTCCCAACGCTGTAGCGACCAGCAACGCCGGAACTGCAACTGAGGTTGCCGAGGTCAGCGCTCAACCTGGACGCGAAGACGCAACCAGCGTCCCCACATCGCGGCCCATCGCGGTTGTTCCCGGCGGACGGCCGCAGGCGACGAGGAGCAGCGCCGCTTCGGCGGCTTCCTCGCATCGCAAATCCGATGCCAGTCCGGCAACGCCGGCTCGCGCGGCAGTCCCGACAGCCGATGGGCAGACATCGCTGGTGCGCGCTCTCGGATTGAAGATCGGGCGCATCGTCATCGATGCCGGTCACGGCGGGCATGACTCCGGAACGATCGGCGTCAATGGCTTGGAGGAGAAAGAGGTTGTGCTCGACGTCGCTCTACGTCTGGGAAGGCTGCTGCACGACCGGCTTGGTGCGGAGATCATCTACACCCGTTCGGACGACACGTTTATCCCGCTTGAGACAAGAACGGCGATCGCCAATAAGGCACAGGCCGACCTGTTCCTTTCGATTCACGCGAACTCATCAAGCGATCCCTCGGCCAGGGGAGTCGAGACGTATTACCTGAACTTCACCTCGCAGCCGGATGCCCTTGAGGTGGCCGCGCGCGAAAATGCCGTGAGCGACCAGTCGATCCACCAACTGAGCGATCTGGTGAAGAAGATCGCCCTCAAGGAAAAGATCGACGAATCGCGTGAGTTTGCCTCCGATGTCGAATCGAGCCTATATGCAGGTTTGCAGCACGGTAACGCAGGCTTGAAGAACCGTGGAGTGAAGAAGGCCCCATTCGTCGTGCTGATCGGCGCGAATATGCCGTCCATTCTTGCTGAGATCTCCTTTATCACCAACCCCAAAGACGCCGAACAGCTGCGCCAGTCCGAGTACAGGCAGAGGGTAGCCGAGAGCCTGTACAAAGGAGTTGCGAAATATCAGGGTGGCCTGAGTGCGACAAAGGTTCCGGTTGAAAGGGCCAGCACAAAGTAG
- the alaS gene encoding alanine--tRNA ligase has translation MNYRSGSQIREDFLRFFEGKGHRRVHSSSLVPANDPTLLFTNAGMNQFKDVFLGLEKRDYTRATTSQKCVRAGGKHNDLENVGFTRRHHTFFEMLGNFSFGDYFKKDAIAYAWELLTSKEWFGIDPARLYVTIFEGDDAVPRDSEAYQYWLDVGVPAGRIFELGAKDNFWAMGDTGPCGPCSEIYYDLGVEASEFGKDLPFGEDEQRYVEIWNLVFMQFDRTVTPSGPLLTPLPKPSIDTGMGLERIACVLQGVLSNFETDLFTPLIKRAEQLTGHKVESDHEIDARSQASLRIIADHSRAATFLISDGVLPANEGRGYVLRKIMRRGIRHGRLLGQEKPFMHEMVYAVRDEMSAAYPELKESADRVAKVVLAEEQQFARTLELGLRQMNEATLRSGAAAFHLYETFGMPLDFMVDAARDAGIAFDMEGFEQARAEEQARARASWKGGSQKTAAPVYRELAKTEFEGYSSLKVEGAKVLALVKDGEGVPALKPGERGEVVLDATSFYADSGGQVGDIGWLYSDDHNTVVADVLGASKPVQGVFAHKVKARETLAVGDTVDTVVNADNRRATERNHTGTHLLHAALREVLGKHVKQAGSLNDATRLRFDFSHFTGVADEEMQQVEDIVNSQVLANTKVETMVDVPIDVAVNELGAMALFGEKYGDRVRVVKIGGFSTELCGGTHTGATGEIGLLKLVGESSVSSGVRRVEAVSGTGALSEFRRGFDVARVVGSLVGGVNESPADALKHRIAAQEEEMKKLRRELEQMRMKSASAAVSDAASAAVEVKGVKVLAQRVDALDKSQMRNLVDELRGKLGSGVVVLGAANDGKVSLIVGVTKDLTGKVQAGKIVGQIAAMVGGKGGGRPDLAEAGGSEPGALDGALGKSASVVESLL, from the coding sequence ATGAACTACAGGTCTGGAAGCCAGATTCGCGAAGATTTTCTGCGGTTTTTTGAAGGCAAGGGGCACCGGAGAGTGCACTCGTCGTCGCTTGTCCCGGCGAACGATCCTACGCTGCTGTTTACCAATGCAGGCATGAACCAGTTCAAGGACGTGTTCCTCGGCCTGGAGAAGCGCGACTACACGCGCGCGACGACGTCGCAGAAGTGCGTCCGCGCCGGCGGCAAGCACAACGACCTTGAGAACGTCGGTTTCACGCGCCGTCACCACACCTTCTTCGAGATGCTGGGTAACTTCAGCTTCGGCGATTACTTCAAGAAGGACGCCATCGCCTATGCGTGGGAACTGCTGACCTCGAAGGAGTGGTTCGGCATCGACCCGGCAAGGCTCTACGTGACCATCTTCGAGGGCGACGACGCTGTTCCGCGCGACTCCGAGGCGTATCAATACTGGCTCGATGTGGGAGTCCCGGCCGGCCGCATCTTCGAGCTTGGCGCGAAGGACAATTTCTGGGCGATGGGCGATACCGGCCCGTGCGGCCCCTGTAGCGAGATCTACTACGACCTCGGCGTTGAGGCTTCGGAGTTTGGCAAGGACCTGCCCTTTGGCGAAGACGAGCAGCGTTACGTCGAGATATGGAACCTGGTCTTCATGCAGTTTGATCGCACGGTGACGCCGAGCGGGCCGCTGCTGACGCCGCTGCCGAAGCCCTCCATCGATACCGGCATGGGGCTTGAACGTATTGCCTGCGTTCTGCAGGGAGTGTTGTCGAACTTCGAGACAGATTTGTTCACTCCTTTAATTAAGAGGGCGGAGCAGCTTACCGGGCACAAGGTCGAGTCCGACCACGAGATCGATGCGCGTTCGCAGGCATCGCTGCGTATCATCGCCGACCACTCGCGCGCGGCGACGTTCCTGATCTCGGACGGTGTGCTCCCTGCGAACGAAGGCCGTGGCTACGTACTGCGCAAGATCATGCGCCGCGGCATCCGTCACGGACGTCTCCTTGGGCAGGAGAAGCCCTTCATGCACGAGATGGTCTACGCCGTGCGCGACGAGATGAGCGCGGCGTACCCGGAGCTGAAGGAGTCCGCCGATCGCGTGGCGAAGGTCGTGTTGGCGGAGGAGCAGCAGTTTGCTCGCACGCTGGAGCTAGGCCTGCGGCAGATGAATGAAGCGACGCTGCGCTCGGGCGCGGCGGCGTTCCACCTGTACGAGACCTTCGGTATGCCGCTGGACTTCATGGTTGATGCTGCGCGCGACGCGGGGATTGCCTTCGACATGGAGGGTTTCGAGCAGGCGCGTGCGGAGGAGCAGGCGCGGGCGCGTGCCTCCTGGAAGGGCGGTTCGCAGAAGACTGCGGCGCCTGTCTATCGCGAGTTGGCGAAGACGGAGTTTGAGGGCTACTCGTCGCTAAAGGTCGAGGGCGCGAAGGTGCTGGCGCTGGTGAAGGATGGCGAAGGTGTTCCCGCGCTAAAGCCTGGCGAGCGAGGCGAGGTGGTTCTCGACGCGACGAGCTTCTACGCGGACTCCGGCGGACAGGTGGGCGACATCGGCTGGCTCTACTCGGACGATCACAACACGGTCGTCGCCGACGTGCTTGGCGCGAGCAAGCCGGTGCAGGGAGTGTTTGCGCACAAGGTGAAGGCGCGTGAGACGCTGGCCGTGGGCGATACGGTCGACACAGTGGTCAACGCTGACAATCGCCGCGCGACCGAGCGCAACCACACGGGAACACACCTTCTTCATGCAGCACTGCGCGAGGTGCTGGGCAAGCACGTGAAGCAGGCAGGATCGCTGAATGACGCGACGCGGCTGCGGTTCGACTTCTCGCACTTTACCGGCGTCGCTGACGAGGAGATGCAGCAAGTCGAGGACATCGTGAACAGCCAGGTGCTGGCGAACACGAAGGTCGAGACGATGGTCGATGTTCCGATCGACGTTGCGGTCAACGAGCTTGGAGCGATGGCGCTCTTCGGCGAAAAATACGGCGACCGCGTTCGCGTGGTGAAGATCGGCGGCTTTTCGACCGAGCTCTGCGGCGGTACGCATACTGGCGCAACCGGCGAAATTGGCCTGTTGAAGCTGGTGGGCGAGAGCTCGGTGTCTTCCGGCGTCCGCCGCGTCGAGGCAGTTAGCGGCACCGGAGCTCTCTCGGAGTTCCGTCGTGGCTTCGATGTCGCTCGTGTTGTTGGATCGCTGGTGGGTGGCGTGAATGAGTCTCCAGCGGACGCGCTAAAACATAGGATCGCCGCGCAGGAAGAAGAGATGAAGAAGCTGCGCCGCGAGTTGGAGCAGATGCGGATGAAGTCCGCCTCGGCTGCTGTCTCCGATGCAGCGTCTGCTGCGGTCGAGGTGAAGGGCGTGAAGGTGCTTGCTCAGCGCGTGGACGCTCTCGACAAGAGCCAGATGCGCAACCTTGTCGATGAGCTTCGCGGCAAGCTGGGCTCGGGCGTTGTTGTTCTCGGCGCTGCAAACGATGGCAAGGTCTCGCTGATCGTTGGCGTTACAAAAGACCTCACGGGCAAGGTGCAGGCCGGCAAGATCGTCGGGCAGATTGCCGCCATGGTTGGTGGCAAGGGTGGCGGACGGCCTGATCTGGCTGAAGCTGGAGGAAGCGAACCGGGCGCACTTGACGGCGCGTTGGGCAAATCGGCCTCGGTGGTCGAGAGTCTTCTATAG
- a CDS encoding RecX family transcriptional regulator: MAFSRPKKKEPLGEEALFDYAVGALARKMRTVRDLKRLMRARAEEGEAGERAMDRIVVRLKELKYLSDTRFAADYARLRKENEKFGRRRVQQGLVQKGIHKDLVASTLAKTYDDVDEVALAREYIARKRMKQPEGDDAKKQAARVMGRLMRAGFSAAAIFKVLKAWDVEVEEEALDDDGDIASGE, from the coding sequence ATGGCGTTCTCCCGACCGAAGAAGAAAGAGCCGCTGGGAGAAGAGGCCCTGTTCGACTATGCGGTTGGCGCATTGGCGCGGAAGATGCGCACGGTTCGCGATCTCAAGCGGCTGATGCGCGCTCGCGCGGAAGAAGGCGAGGCGGGCGAGCGGGCGATGGACCGCATCGTCGTCCGGCTAAAAGAACTGAAGTATCTGAGCGATACGCGTTTTGCCGCCGACTATGCGCGGCTGCGTAAAGAGAACGAGAAGTTCGGACGCAGGCGTGTGCAGCAGGGGCTGGTGCAGAAGGGCATCCACAAAGATCTGGTTGCATCGACGCTGGCGAAGACCTACGACGATGTCGATGAGGTAGCGCTCGCTCGTGAATACATCGCCCGCAAGCGCATGAAGCAGCCCGAAGGGGACGACGCGAAGAAGCAGGCAGCGCGGGTGATGGGCAGGCTGATGCGCGCGGGGTTTTCGGCGGCGGCGATCTTCAAAGTGCTCAAGGCGTGGGATGTCGAGGTGGAAGAAGAGGCGCTGGACGATGACGGCGATATCGCATCCGGCGAGTAG
- a CDS encoding S9 family peptidase → MKIYTAAVAAGLLLWGCQRQSEAHSVDLSGATSAVGLQGVSGAGHRPMTFADLQKIKRLGDPQISPSGRWVMFSTVDVDLKANTKTTHLWVVSAKGGPERQLTLGKEGETNGRFSPDGRQVLFVSSDGGSSSQIYLADWNDVEGKLSAPRQLTRVSTEADGAVWSPDSKQIMFVSRVYPECSDETAWAEEDGCNQRKDAAAAKSQVKAMVFDHLLFRHWNNYVGPKRSHILVVNAMDGYAVRDLTPRRNIADAEAPVFSLGGPIGYAWSPDSKEIAYVTNLDTVPAVSTGNDVFTLRLDEKSAKPIRVSTSPGSDDAPAYSPDGRWLAFRSQRRAGYESDRFRLVVVDRQKKAEEPRELLPRFDNWVDEFAWAPNSKTIYFVSGEMGDANVLSVGVDLPEATAIANMADYGELQVSRDGRMIVTSMMTVRSPVAISVIPLDAMGHGGAQVVRLTHMNDALLDQLNLPKMESFMFPGAENATVEGFLIRPPGFDAKKKYPVKFLIHGGPQGAWGNSWSYRWNPELMAASGYVVVMVNPRGSTGYGQAFVDGVNGDWGGKPYIDLMKGMDYVEQHYSFIDKTRECALGASYGGYMANWILTHTDRFACIVTHDGMFNPQSAYGTTEELWFNEWEFRAPGDKEPGQPWRYADRPIAADPFRKWSPMLSITNARTPTLVIHGQRDYRLDVSEGFQLFTSLQRIGVASRMLYFPDEGHWVLKPQNSERWYNEVGDWCDRWTHTNKYAGMTP, encoded by the coding sequence ATGAAGATATACACGGCCGCAGTTGCCGCGGGGCTTCTGCTCTGGGGGTGTCAACGACAGAGCGAAGCGCATTCCGTTGATCTTTCGGGTGCAACCTCAGCAGTTGGTCTGCAAGGAGTGAGCGGGGCGGGGCATCGCCCGATGACCTTCGCGGACCTGCAGAAGATCAAGCGCCTGGGCGATCCGCAGATCTCGCCAAGCGGCAGGTGGGTGATGTTCTCTACCGTGGATGTGGACCTGAAGGCCAACACAAAGACCACGCATCTCTGGGTTGTTTCCGCCAAGGGAGGACCTGAGAGACAGCTCACCTTGGGGAAGGAAGGAGAGACGAACGGCAGGTTTTCTCCGGACGGCAGGCAAGTGCTGTTTGTATCTTCCGACGGCGGTAGTTCGTCGCAGATTTATCTGGCGGACTGGAACGATGTTGAGGGAAAGTTAAGCGCTCCCCGTCAGCTAACGCGTGTGAGCACAGAGGCCGATGGCGCGGTCTGGTCTCCAGATTCGAAGCAAATCATGTTTGTTTCGCGGGTCTACCCGGAGTGCAGTGATGAGACGGCGTGGGCCGAGGAGGATGGCTGCAATCAACGCAAGGACGCTGCCGCGGCGAAGAGTCAGGTGAAGGCGATGGTGTTCGACCACCTGCTATTCCGTCACTGGAACAACTATGTGGGCCCAAAGCGCAGCCATATCCTGGTCGTCAATGCGATGGATGGCTATGCCGTGAGGGATCTGACACCGCGCAGGAACATTGCAGATGCGGAGGCCCCGGTCTTCTCGCTAGGCGGTCCCATCGGTTATGCGTGGTCGCCGGACTCAAAAGAGATTGCTTATGTGACCAACCTTGATACGGTTCCGGCCGTGAGCACGGGGAACGACGTCTTCACACTGCGTCTGGATGAAAAGAGCGCGAAGCCGATACGCGTATCGACGAGCCCTGGCAGCGATGATGCGCCGGCGTACTCTCCCGACGGGCGTTGGCTGGCGTTTCGTTCACAGCGCCGTGCTGGGTATGAGAGCGACAGGTTCCGGCTCGTTGTGGTCGATCGCCAGAAGAAGGCGGAAGAGCCGCGAGAGCTGTTGCCGCGATTCGATAACTGGGTCGATGAGTTTGCCTGGGCCCCGAACTCCAAAACGATCTACTTCGTCAGCGGCGAGATGGGCGATGCCAACGTTCTGTCAGTCGGCGTCGATCTGCCCGAGGCAACGGCGATTGCGAACATGGCGGATTATGGAGAGTTGCAGGTCTCCCGCGATGGACGCATGATTGTCACATCGATGATGACGGTGCGCAGTCCGGTGGCGATCTCGGTCATTCCTCTGGATGCTATGGGACATGGCGGTGCCCAGGTGGTGCGGCTGACGCATATGAACGATGCGTTGCTCGACCAGCTTAACCTTCCGAAGATGGAGAGCTTCATGTTTCCGGGGGCGGAGAATGCGACCGTAGAAGGATTTCTGATCAGGCCTCCGGGGTTCGACGCAAAGAAAAAATATCCGGTGAAATTCCTGATTCATGGCGGCCCGCAGGGGGCATGGGGCAACTCCTGGAGCTACAGGTGGAACCCGGAACTGATGGCTGCGTCGGGATATGTCGTCGTGATGGTGAATCCTCGCGGTTCGACCGGCTACGGACAGGCATTTGTCGATGGCGTGAATGGCGACTGGGGAGGGAAGCCCTACATCGACCTGATGAAGGGGATGGACTACGTCGAGCAACATTACAGCTTCATCGACAAGACGCGCGAGTGCGCGCTCGGCGCCAGCTACGGCGGCTACATGGCCAACTGGATTCTGACGCACACGGACCGCTTTGCCTGCATCGTGACGCACGATGGCATGTTCAACCCGCAATCGGCCTATGGAACGACGGAAGAGCTGTGGTTCAACGAGTGGGAGTTCCGCGCGCCGGGCGACAAGGAACCAGGCCAGCCGTGGAGATACGCTGATCGGCCCATCGCAGCGGACCCATTTCGCAAGTGGTCGCCGATGCTGTCGATTACAAATGCCCGGACGCCAACCCTTGTCATCCACGGTCAGCGCGACTACAGGCTCGACGTGAGTGAAGGCTTTCAACTGTTCACGTCGCTGCAACGTATCGGCGTGGCTTCGCGAATGCTCTACTTCCCCGATGAGGGGCACTGGGTATTGAAGCCACAGAACTCCGAGCGCTGGTATAACGAGGTTGGAGACTGGTGCGACAGGTGGACACACACCAATAAGTACGCTGGAATGACTCCATAA
- a CDS encoding HAMP domain-containing histidine kinase, with the protein MGKVTGTRVTETKMMGSAIRIHGIYAAVVLALLGVIWILFRNLARWRTAYRRERRGREEMESYTRMDVRLGRDTDLRALAERVCGVVSSRSPFKRVAMLARDADGRLYLSASMGMNAATTAAVEQWASRVVEAEQRGEEGPVDGVRLGAKSMAVRLSDCGDLAVVVPFSAVSGTMSGALVVCAASVLNVQRRAAEEAVVALEALGVKLSRALEDVELINRLLRAEKLAGLGLLAGGIAHSLNNPLMTVMGSAELIGETSGEKRTCHHAETILHEARKMQETVEGLLNFWRPSVLRDESVDIPALVQGLGEECRPKLAELGIKLTMQLGAETPAVRGNRDRLRLVMEHLLNNAVQAIAKARETSAAREEDAIRLTAGFDGRTVQIVVSDTGTGFREPGRVFDPFYTTQGPVQGSGLGLSICYGIVREHGGEVSAFNLHPAGAAIVIELPFAEVMTGQAVVIGEVA; encoded by the coding sequence TTGGGGAAAGTCACGGGTACGCGGGTAACGGAGACGAAGATGATGGGCAGCGCGATACGGATACACGGAATTTATGCCGCAGTCGTGTTGGCGTTGCTGGGGGTGATCTGGATCCTGTTCCGGAACCTGGCGAGATGGAGAACCGCTTATCGGCGCGAACGCCGCGGCCGCGAAGAGATGGAGTCTTATACACGCATGGATGTACGCCTGGGGCGCGATACCGACCTGCGCGCCCTGGCGGAGAGGGTGTGCGGCGTTGTGTCGTCCCGGAGCCCTTTTAAGCGGGTCGCCATGCTGGCCCGCGATGCCGATGGGCGGCTATATCTCTCAGCCAGTATGGGAATGAATGCAGCGACGACAGCTGCAGTTGAGCAATGGGCCTCCCGTGTTGTGGAAGCGGAACAGCGCGGCGAAGAAGGTCCGGTCGATGGTGTAAGGCTGGGAGCGAAGAGCATGGCGGTCCGGCTGAGCGACTGCGGGGACCTGGCGGTGGTGGTTCCATTTTCCGCTGTGAGCGGGACGATGTCAGGTGCGCTGGTGGTATGTGCCGCGAGCGTGTTGAACGTCCAGCGGAGGGCAGCCGAGGAGGCCGTCGTCGCTCTCGAGGCGTTAGGGGTAAAGCTTTCAAGGGCGTTGGAAGATGTCGAGCTGATAAACCGTCTGCTTCGCGCAGAGAAGCTGGCGGGTCTGGGGTTGCTCGCTGGGGGGATTGCTCATTCGCTGAATAACCCGTTGATGACGGTGATGGGCTCCGCAGAGCTGATTGGGGAGACGTCGGGCGAGAAGCGGACATGCCACCATGCTGAAACTATCCTGCATGAAGCCAGGAAGATGCAGGAGACAGTCGAGGGCCTGCTGAACTTCTGGCGGCCTTCGGTCCTGCGCGACGAGTCGGTAGACATTCCTGCGCTGGTTCAAGGGCTTGGAGAGGAGTGCCGGCCGAAACTGGCTGAGCTTGGCATCAAGCTGACCATGCAGCTTGGCGCAGAGACTCCCGCGGTGCGAGGGAATCGCGACCGTCTGCGGCTTGTGATGGAGCATCTGTTGAACAACGCAGTTCAGGCGATTGCGAAGGCACGGGAGACCTCAGCTGCGCGGGAGGAAGACGCCATTCGCCTGACGGCGGGCTTCGATGGGCGAACAGTTCAGATCGTCGTGAGCGATACGGGGACAGGTTTTCGTGAACCCGGGCGAGTCTTCGATCCGTTCTATACGACACAGGGGCCGGTGCAGGGCAGCGGGCTAGGGCTCAGTATCTGCTATGGAATTGTGCGCGAGCATGGTGGCGAGGTCAGTGCGTTCAATCTGCATCCCGCGGGTGCGGCGATTGTTATCGAGCTTCCATTCGCGGAGGTGATGACGGGGCAGGCAGTCGTGATCGGCGAGGTCGCCTGA